In Thermosphaera sp., a genomic segment contains:
- a CDS encoding tungsten cofactor oxidoreductase radical SAM maturase, which yields MGGDTLVEYKFPMRDGEVVIKPKPDLRILYIELTTRCNLACDMCFKQHWMDVEGDMDHNLFLKILDDAGHLPELKTIVFGGIGEPTVHPRFEEMVYETVGRGYKLYLTTNGLYLSEKKFTGLAEIGISGIYFSIDAVPGVETRFQHIGSRRVVEIIKSLVSWRRSRGSYEPLIGVEVVVTRANYSMIPTLVRNLREIGVDEVIISNILPVSQAHKDDIVYDGSTGHEDLVERLESEAHRGIKIRIPSFQVKTERKCLFDEARAAVIRWDGEVVPCYRFLHTYREFVLGREKIVKAHSFGNVKNRSLKDIWMSREYSFFRFITRNYYYPSCTDCRLNTSCDFVNSTEQDCWGNTPSCADCLWARDIVQCPIPSEPF from the coding sequence TTGGGCGGTGACACGCTAGTGGAGTATAAGTTTCCCATGCGGGATGGAGAGGTCGTAATCAAGCCGAAGCCTGATCTGAGAATCCTGTACATCGAGCTAACCACTAGGTGCAACCTGGCATGCGATATGTGTTTCAAGCAACACTGGATGGACGTCGAAGGAGACATGGATCACAATCTATTCCTGAAAATCCTGGATGATGCCGGGCACCTTCCAGAGTTGAAGACGATAGTTTTCGGAGGTATAGGGGAGCCTACAGTTCACCCGCGATTCGAGGAGATGGTTTACGAAACAGTGGGCAGAGGTTACAAGTTGTATTTGACAACCAATGGGCTTTATCTAAGCGAGAAGAAGTTCACAGGGCTTGCCGAGATAGGCATTTCCGGGATATACTTCTCCATCGACGCCGTTCCCGGGGTTGAGACGAGATTTCAACACATCGGTTCAAGGAGAGTTGTCGAAATCATTAAATCCCTGGTTTCGTGGCGCAGGAGCAGGGGTAGTTATGAACCGCTTATAGGTGTGGAGGTCGTCGTGACGAGGGCTAACTACTCCATGATCCCTACTCTAGTGAGAAATCTAAGGGAGATTGGGGTAGATGAGGTGATAATCTCTAACATTCTACCGGTCTCACAAGCTCACAAGGATGACATAGTGTATGATGGTTCAACTGGTCATGAGGACCTGGTTGAGCGTTTAGAGAGCGAGGCGCACCGGGGAATTAAGATTAGAATCCCCAGCTTCCAAGTGAAGACAGAGAGGAAGTGTCTATTCGATGAGGCCAGGGCCGCAGTGATTAGGTGGGACGGGGAGGTTGTTCCATGCTATAGATTCCTCCACACGTATAGGGAGTTCGTTCTCGGTCGGGAGAAGATCGTGAAGGCCCATTCGTTTGGAAATGTGAAGAACAGGAGCTTGAAGGATATATGGATGAGCAGGGAATACTCCTTCTTCCGATTCATCACGCGTAACTATTACTACCCGAGCTGCACCGACTGCAGGCTGAACACTTCGTGCGATTTCGTTAACAGCACTGAGCAAGACTGCTGGGGCAACACCCCCTCGTGCGCCGACTGCCTCTGGGCAAGGGATATTGTCCAGTGCCCGATACCATCTGAGCCCTTTTGA
- a CDS encoding OFA family MFS transporter, which translates to MNSPSAPGRRQGWISIAAGTAITSVLGASYAYSVYKSFLEALWGSSFWAALPFSVFIAVFALSSVIGGKLYMQKGIKKTAGLSIASVSSGLLLSSLVEYISLPLYLVATYGVLVGLGNGLGYIPVVTLARRWFPDRAGLVTGIIILGYGGSAVAFAPLKTMILQLHGLSLTFVAVGIISLVVGVLAVAAIRDPSSEVTSYYSRFSKKRAVVPKQDLEPSRVIKTLDFWLLWLSFTLVSGAGLMLIGHMASFARFKGLDVMEAALAVSVFSVMNALGRPPAGWISDLLGRYGRPITMTMFFTIQSLLIIALAYAGSGKLELYLMTAALGFTYGSALALYPVATGDFFGLKHLSTNYSLVFTGWGVSGLIFPSIGGYIHDVTGSYDLALVVFGVISLAGALICAYLGRRLRIYLG; encoded by the coding sequence ATGAACTCTCCGTCTGCACCAGGTAGAAGGCAGGGCTGGATATCGATAGCGGCAGGCACAGCGATCACATCAGTCCTCGGAGCATCATACGCGTACAGTGTATACAAGAGCTTCTTGGAAGCCCTGTGGGGGAGCTCGTTCTGGGCGGCACTGCCCTTCTCAGTGTTCATAGCCGTCTTCGCATTAAGCAGCGTTATTGGAGGAAAACTCTACATGCAGAAAGGAATTAAGAAAACAGCAGGCCTCAGCATCGCATCAGTATCATCGGGGCTTCTACTATCCTCCCTGGTCGAATACATCAGCCTACCACTATACCTAGTCGCGACCTACGGGGTTCTAGTTGGGCTTGGAAACGGGCTGGGCTACATACCTGTCGTCACGTTGGCGAGGAGGTGGTTCCCCGATAGGGCTGGACTAGTAACAGGTATCATAATACTCGGCTATGGGGGGAGCGCGGTCGCGTTTGCCCCATTGAAGACAATGATTCTCCAACTGCACGGCCTCTCTCTAACCTTCGTCGCGGTTGGGATAATCTCGCTAGTAGTGGGCGTTCTAGCCGTGGCCGCTATAAGGGACCCCAGCTCGGAGGTCACAAGCTACTACTCCAGGTTTTCCAAGAAGAGAGCCGTCGTGCCGAAGCAGGATCTAGAGCCCTCCAGAGTGATTAAGACCCTGGACTTCTGGCTTCTCTGGTTGAGCTTCACCCTTGTGAGCGGCGCGGGGCTAATGCTAATAGGTCACATGGCGAGCTTTGCGAGGTTCAAGGGACTGGATGTGATGGAGGCTGCTCTAGCAGTCAGTGTTTTCTCAGTAATGAACGCTCTCGGGAGACCCCCCGCCGGCTGGATCTCAGACTTGCTTGGGAGATATGGAAGGCCCATTACGATGACGATGTTCTTCACGATCCAAAGCTTACTGATCATCGCGCTGGCGTACGCGGGGAGCGGTAAGCTGGAGCTGTACTTGATGACGGCGGCCCTGGGCTTCACGTACGGCTCTGCCCTAGCGTTATACCCGGTTGCAACAGGAGACTTCTTTGGACTGAAACACTTGTCAACGAACTACTCCCTGGTGTTCACGGGCTGGGGGGTTTCAGGGCTGATCTTCCCATCCATCGGAGGATACATACACGACGTAACCGGTAGCTACGACCTAGCGCTCGTCGTCTTCGGAGTCATCAGCCTGGCCGGAGCACTAATCTGCGCATACCTGGGAAGGAGGCTCAGAATATACCTAGGGTAG
- a CDS encoding alanine--glyoxylate aminotransferase family protein → MPRALLMIPGPSIIDPLTLLDMAQPTMSHVAAEFDEMHRESQELLKKVFGTQGKVVVIPGSGTAGLELAVRSSVRRGEKVLVLKTGYFGDYLVEGARRIGAEVDVVQSPLGRGFDGGRVEAILDEKEYDVVMLQHVETSVSVANHVGEVARVAKKRGIRVVVDGIASVGGMEMRMDEWGVDVCITGSQKGLAVPPGLALVAYSKDFAPITDNETLYFNITKLLKEMESTRNYYITPAVNMIYALYSSLKRIEREGVENRFRRHRILAQAVQRGVESLGLKLVAEEPYRAHTVTAVYLPEGVEWARFYSEMRSRNVEIAGGLGELRGRVFRIGHMGEVNANDVIATLAAVERSLVKTGYRVELGASVRAAQEILALHDY, encoded by the coding sequence ATGCCAAGAGCCTTGTTGATGATTCCTGGTCCCTCGATAATAGATCCCCTAACTCTCCTCGACATGGCTCAGCCTACCATGAGTCACGTGGCGGCTGAATTCGATGAGATGCACAGGGAGTCTCAAGAACTGCTTAAGAAGGTCTTTGGGACACAGGGAAAAGTAGTCGTCATACCGGGCAGTGGCACGGCTGGACTCGAGCTCGCCGTAAGGTCTTCCGTGAGGCGTGGAGAAAAAGTACTCGTCTTAAAGACAGGGTACTTCGGAGACTACTTGGTGGAGGGAGCTAGGAGGATTGGAGCTGAGGTTGACGTGGTTCAATCCCCGCTGGGCAGAGGGTTCGATGGAGGCAGGGTTGAGGCGATTCTAGATGAGAAGGAATACGATGTTGTAATGCTCCAGCATGTTGAAACCTCAGTATCGGTGGCTAACCATGTTGGAGAAGTGGCGAGGGTTGCAAAGAAGCGTGGTATCAGAGTAGTAGTGGATGGAATAGCCTCCGTAGGGGGAATGGAGATGAGAATGGATGAGTGGGGAGTTGATGTATGCATAACTGGCTCGCAGAAGGGGCTGGCCGTGCCCCCGGGGCTCGCGTTGGTTGCTTACTCTAAAGACTTCGCCCCAATAACCGATAATGAAACACTGTACTTCAACATTACCAAGCTCTTGAAGGAGATGGAGTCCACGAGAAACTACTATATTACCCCTGCAGTGAACATGATCTACGCGCTCTACTCTTCGCTCAAGAGGATTGAACGCGAGGGCGTTGAAAACAGGTTCAGAAGGCACAGAATCCTTGCGCAGGCTGTTCAGAGAGGAGTCGAGTCCCTTGGATTGAAACTCGTTGCAGAGGAGCCTTACAGGGCCCACACGGTGACAGCTGTTTACTTGCCTGAAGGCGTCGAATGGGCAAGATTTTACAGCGAGATGCGTTCAAGGAATGTTGAGATTGCAGGAGGGTTGGGTGAGCTGAGAGGCAGGGTCTTCAGGATTGGGCATATGGGAGAGGTGAACGCGAACGACGTGATAGCGACTCTAGCAGCAGTGGAGAGGAGCCTGGTTAAAACTGGGTACAGGGTTGAGCTTGGAGCATCTGTTAGAGCGGCTCAGGAGATACTGGCCTTACATGATTACTAG
- a CDS encoding 2-hydroxyacid dehydrogenase, translating to MKIVYMFEPHRAGVEVLRSHGVNFTIYPGREAPRDWLEKELLDATVLVAAPWNVVDKSIIDLGKQLKLIMVQGSGLDKVDLAEASRRGIYVANAPDYIAEAVADHIMALILAHYRNIVKGDKYIREKKWVGGTPPGLIGNVLRGKRIGIVGMGRIGAGLARRLKPFGAEVYYWDRKVKPEVEHGLEISRMELDQLIESCDVIALTIALTPETRGLINRERVFKVKKGALIVNTSRGPIVDEEALIERLKTGEIYAALDVFEKEPLPLDSPLIGLDNVILTPHLGGFSWEALAETSRFVAESVVKYVKEGRLPDTVVNKK from the coding sequence ATGAAAATCGTATACATGTTCGAGCCTCACAGAGCAGGCGTCGAAGTACTTAGAAGCCACGGTGTAAACTTCACAATATACCCGGGGAGGGAGGCCCCAAGGGATTGGCTTGAGAAAGAATTATTGGATGCAACCGTATTAGTGGCAGCACCATGGAACGTTGTCGACAAGTCAATAATAGACCTGGGAAAACAGCTTAAGCTCATCATGGTTCAAGGCTCCGGACTCGATAAAGTAGATTTAGCGGAAGCCTCTAGGAGAGGCATATATGTTGCAAATGCTCCCGACTACATCGCCGAAGCTGTCGCAGACCATATAATGGCTCTAATACTCGCCCACTACAGGAACATCGTCAAAGGAGATAAGTACATCAGGGAGAAGAAATGGGTAGGCGGTACTCCCCCAGGCTTGATTGGAAACGTTCTCCGCGGAAAACGAATCGGAATAGTTGGAATGGGCAGAATCGGCGCTGGGTTGGCTAGAAGGCTGAAGCCTTTCGGCGCAGAAGTATACTACTGGGATAGAAAAGTTAAGCCCGAGGTAGAGCACGGGTTGGAGATCTCTCGCATGGAGCTTGATCAATTGATTGAATCGTGCGATGTAATTGCGCTAACTATTGCACTCACGCCGGAAACCCGCGGTCTGATCAACAGGGAGAGAGTATTTAAGGTTAAGAAGGGAGCGTTAATAGTCAACACTTCAAGAGGGCCGATAGTGGATGAAGAAGCCTTGATTGAGAGGCTGAAAACCGGTGAAATATATGCTGCCCTCGACGTCTTTGAGAAAGAACCCCTTCCTCTCGACAGCCCGCTGATAGGTCTTGACAACGTAATACTTACCCCTCACTTAGGCGGGTTCTCGTGGGAGGCTCTAGCGGAGACTTCGAGGTTTGTCGCAGAATCTGTTGTGAAATATGTCAAGGAGGGGCGTCTACCGGATACTGTTGTAAATAAAAAATAG
- a CDS encoding TRC40/GET3/ArsA family transport-energizing ATPase, which produces MSLLNLLSPYECCPHLVFVIGKGGVGKTTVSLLFGLILSRIGNTLVLSLDPAKHLVRYVGEEILGREARIREGLVLKQLDVDMEVARELNRHASMIKDMLPSLKVLNIENVVDVVKYMPGVEEEVFLRILQETYEHVKYEFIVIDTPPTGVTLRTLYLPKLYEIWIEKLIEVRGKILSLKYAIAKTLGREPEVKDKALTLLTEMREKYSTLVNVLKDSSKTSYTIVATPEPLPVYELKETINFLRLKLNTSPKILVLNKILPAEVADRMGLREQQEAIMSELSSYNIPLLSISYLGKPTESLEDIAELENLVKVVS; this is translated from the coding sequence ATGAGTCTGCTAAACCTTCTATCACCATACGAGTGTTGCCCCCACTTGGTATTCGTCATAGGCAAGGGAGGCGTGGGTAAAACAACAGTTTCACTACTATTCGGGCTCATCTTGTCGAGGATTGGAAACACTTTGGTGCTGAGTCTAGATCCGGCTAAACACCTAGTAAGGTACGTTGGCGAGGAGATCTTGGGTAGAGAGGCTCGGATTAGAGAGGGTCTGGTCCTAAAACAACTCGATGTGGATATGGAAGTAGCTCGAGAATTGAACCGGCATGCAAGCATGATTAAGGATATGCTTCCATCTTTGAAAGTTTTAAACATAGAGAATGTGGTAGACGTTGTGAAATACATGCCGGGGGTTGAAGAGGAGGTCTTTTTGAGGATTCTTCAAGAAACGTACGAGCACGTCAAATACGAGTTCATCGTGATCGATACTCCCCCCACCGGAGTAACGCTGAGAACTCTATACTTGCCCAAGCTCTACGAGATATGGATAGAAAAACTCATCGAAGTCAGGGGTAAGATATTATCGCTCAAGTATGCGATCGCAAAGACTCTTGGACGCGAACCCGAGGTCAAAGATAAGGCGCTCACGCTCCTAACAGAGATGAGGGAGAAGTATTCAACCCTAGTCAATGTTCTCAAAGATTCATCTAAAACATCATACACGATCGTAGCAACGCCAGAACCCCTCCCCGTCTACGAGCTCAAGGAGACCATCAACTTCCTTAGACTAAAGTTGAATACTAGTCCTAAGATACTCGTATTAAACAAGATACTGCCGGCAGAGGTCGCAGATAGAATGGGGCTTAGGGAGCAACAGGAAGCAATAATGTCGGAGCTCTCCTCTTACAACATTCCGTTGCTGTCGATAAGCTACTTGGGGAAGCCGACTGAAAGCCTTGAAGATATCGCTGAACTAGAGAATTTAGTGAAGGTGGTTTCATGA
- a CDS encoding carbon starvation protein A yields MYPILILIVVLIVYALAYIFYGKKVLERRVVKADASKPTPAVSKFDGVDYVPANKYVLYGHHFASIAGAGPITGPALALNWGWGLPLIWVLFGNVFIGAVHDYLAIMSSVRHGGISVMSVSESTMGRRARYIFLAYSWFALVLVLAAFLSVASSTFVSTPSAATVAVFYMPLALFFGVLVYRAGVNIKTATVIALILEVALIFLSYNTKLVLPYETWVLILTLYGFIAASLPVWYLLQPRDYLNAYLLWGFVALAIVVPLAIPVIGLTGPLITSFTAKGTTIGAISGTPPAGWDIAWFWPTVPLTIACGALSGFHSLVGSGTTSKQLANELDALLVGYGGMLTEGAVSSLAVILPAAIVWDFSAFAANAGLTVNALTNAGINITATPNILKLGGVPRFTTSYGLVQALVWSRIMGVENFPTLYKGFSTFAAWTLSAFVLTTLDTANRLARFAWMEMFDWVKNRNVSFHKLLTNRWVASLIPILIGAVMAYPQIPDPVNPGRNIYAYQVIWPAFAGTNQLLAAIALLTEALWVYAVLKVRGRVSYLIMIPAAFLWFTVTAALFVWLIYIVPYLPTLYIGTTGLIVAVSLGLDILLITLFVRALRQAPRA; encoded by the coding sequence ATGTATCCAATACTCATTCTCATTGTGGTCTTAATCGTCTACGCATTAGCCTACATATTCTACGGTAAAAAGGTTCTGGAGAGACGCGTCGTCAAGGCCGATGCATCAAAACCCACCCCAGCCGTCTCTAAGTTCGATGGAGTAGACTACGTCCCAGCGAACAAGTACGTTCTCTATGGACACCACTTCGCCTCCATTGCTGGAGCCGGGCCGATCACGGGCCCAGCATTAGCTTTGAACTGGGGGTGGGGACTACCACTTATATGGGTTTTATTCGGCAACGTGTTCATCGGAGCAGTTCACGACTACTTAGCAATAATGTCCAGCGTTAGGCACGGTGGAATATCAGTAATGAGTGTTTCAGAATCCACCATGGGCAGGAGGGCAAGGTACATATTTCTAGCTTACTCATGGTTCGCCCTAGTATTGGTTCTCGCCGCATTCCTCAGCGTGGCGTCATCAACGTTCGTTAGCACTCCCTCAGCAGCCACGGTTGCAGTATTCTACATGCCGCTGGCATTGTTTTTCGGAGTCCTAGTATACAGGGCGGGAGTCAACATTAAGACTGCTACAGTGATCGCTTTAATTCTCGAGGTAGCGCTCATATTCTTAAGCTACAACACCAAGCTTGTTCTTCCATACGAGACCTGGGTCTTAATCTTAACGCTATATGGTTTTATAGCCGCTTCACTGCCTGTCTGGTACCTGCTACAGCCCAGAGACTACTTGAACGCCTACTTATTATGGGGATTTGTCGCCCTAGCGATTGTTGTGCCTCTCGCAATCCCCGTGATAGGGCTAACGGGGCCCCTTATCACGAGCTTCACCGCTAAGGGCACTACGATAGGAGCCATATCAGGTACTCCGCCGGCTGGATGGGACATCGCTTGGTTCTGGCCGACTGTCCCCTTAACTATCGCTTGTGGAGCGCTATCAGGTTTCCACTCTCTGGTAGGCTCCGGCACGACCTCGAAGCAATTAGCCAACGAGCTCGATGCCCTCCTCGTTGGGTATGGAGGAATGTTAACTGAGGGTGCCGTGTCATCCCTAGCAGTAATACTTCCAGCGGCTATTGTCTGGGACTTTTCGGCGTTCGCAGCGAACGCAGGGTTGACTGTAAACGCGCTGACCAATGCCGGAATCAATATCACGGCAACACCGAATATATTAAAACTTGGAGGAGTACCCAGATTCACCACGTCCTACGGGCTAGTACAAGCTTTAGTGTGGTCAAGGATCATGGGCGTTGAAAACTTCCCCACGCTCTACAAGGGCTTCTCAACCTTCGCGGCGTGGACTCTGTCGGCGTTCGTCCTCACCACTCTTGACACTGCGAACAGACTCGCCAGATTCGCTTGGATGGAGATGTTCGACTGGGTGAAGAATAGAAATGTAAGCTTCCATAAATTGCTGACAAACAGGTGGGTAGCATCACTGATACCTATTCTAATTGGCGCTGTGATGGCTTACCCGCAAATACCAGACCCGGTAAATCCGGGTAGAAACATCTACGCGTACCAGGTAATTTGGCCAGCATTCGCTGGGACCAATCAGCTCCTTGCGGCAATAGCCCTATTGACTGAGGCGCTCTGGGTGTACGCCGTGCTCAAAGTGCGCGGGAGAGTGAGCTACTTAATAATGATTCCCGCGGCGTTCCTCTGGTTCACTGTGACAGCTGCCCTGTTTGTGTGGCTGATCTATATTGTGCCGTATCTGCCAACCCTATATATTGGAACCACGGGATTAATCGTTGCAGTCTCGTTAGGGCTCGACATACTCTTGATAACGCTGTTCGTTAGAGCGTTAAGACAGGCCCCTAGGGCTTAG
- a CDS encoding glycosyltransferase family 2 protein produces the protein MIIPTLNERDSIPLVISELSEAGVPKENIIVVDGHSTDGTDKIAMDLGVKVIHQNGKGKADAVREGLRRAPTRYAVIMDGDYTYPAGVIPRLLWRVEEGCSEVLGARVRGRENIPPLNRVGNRIITWLFNLFFGTRLRDVLTGMYLVDLKELTDALHETEGFSIEVELASHFAGNGLEVCEEEIEYRGRIGVKKLKALDGFKITWDLVKTAWRYNPVALLLLSASLLLIPGLILGAYVGYHYIFTGITYHVKGLIAIGLTMTGFNSLLLGFLSLYLKRFELRVRKNLKNIELRLERLYDHDGK, from the coding sequence GTGATTATTCCCACCTTGAATGAGAGAGACTCAATCCCTCTAGTCATAAGCGAGCTATCAGAGGCGGGGGTGCCCAAGGAGAATATAATAGTGGTTGATGGCCACAGCACGGATGGTACGGACAAGATTGCGATGGACCTCGGGGTTAAAGTTATTCATCAAAACGGAAAAGGTAAGGCGGATGCTGTTAGAGAGGGCTTGAGGAGGGCGCCTACAAGGTACGCTGTAATAATGGATGGAGACTACACATATCCAGCTGGGGTTATTCCAAGGTTGCTTTGGAGGGTAGAAGAGGGTTGTTCGGAAGTCCTCGGAGCACGGGTCAGAGGGAGAGAGAACATTCCACCTCTCAATAGAGTTGGAAATAGAATTATCACATGGCTTTTCAACTTGTTCTTTGGGACGAGGCTGAGGGATGTTCTAACGGGAATGTACCTCGTCGATCTGAAAGAGTTAACCGACGCGCTACATGAGACGGAAGGTTTCAGTATAGAAGTAGAGCTGGCTTCACATTTCGCCGGTAATGGATTGGAGGTTTGTGAGGAGGAGATCGAATACAGGGGGAGAATCGGAGTTAAGAAGCTAAAAGCCTTAGACGGCTTCAAGATAACGTGGGATCTAGTGAAAACAGCCTGGAGGTATAATCCCGTTGCGCTCCTCCTTCTATCCGCGAGCCTGCTTCTGATCCCAGGACTCATTCTCGGAGCGTATGTTGGCTACCACTACATTTTCACTGGAATAACCTACCACGTTAAAGGATTGATAGCAATAGGATTAACAATGACGGGGTTTAATTCTTTGCTATTAGGGTTTTTATCATTGTATTTGAAGAGATTTGAGCTTCGAGTGAGGAAGAATTTGAAAAATATTGAACTTAGATTAGAGAGACTCTACGATCATGATGGGAAATAG
- a CDS encoding DUF3096 domain-containing protein, which produces MAERAVDEMLRKYLGISAPRLLIGIIMLLFGIIIWIWPDLVAILIAIYLIINGVLVLVDELLRGRALKKK; this is translated from the coding sequence TTGGCTGAGAGGGCCGTTGACGAGATGCTAAGAAAGTACTTAGGTATTAGCGCCCCGAGACTGTTGATCGGTATCATAATGCTATTGTTCGGCATAATAATATGGATTTGGCCGGATCTAGTTGCGATCTTGATAGCAATATATCTAATAATCAATGGAGTCCTCGTCCTTGTTGACGAATTATTGAGGGGAAGAGCATTAAAGAAGAAATAG
- a CDS encoding haloacid dehalogenase, which produces MGLELQVLQVLRVDMEFVAKTLDEKDRVREEAIRLSREIVRRAGDLISMVHNRRFNEADETLQILNLRKEELMRLLLNHTDLLYSGLAYNAFSEYAEALVVYSLILKKKMPSITEIGVPVPAYLQGLGDVVGELRRHVVDLLDEAKVEEASNFLKVMELIYENLKRLDYPDAITPGLRHKVDVAARLIEDTRVLILSTKNSLRCQKD; this is translated from the coding sequence TTGGGTCTCGAGTTGCAAGTACTACAGGTTTTAAGAGTTGACATGGAGTTTGTAGCAAAAACACTCGATGAGAAGGACAGGGTTAGAGAGGAGGCTATTAGATTGTCGAGGGAGATCGTGAGGAGGGCAGGGGACTTGATTTCAATGGTGCACAACAGGAGATTCAATGAAGCCGATGAGACCTTACAAATCCTGAATTTAAGGAAGGAGGAGCTGATGAGGCTCCTCTTAAACCACACTGACCTCCTCTATTCCGGGTTAGCGTATAATGCTTTCAGCGAGTATGCTGAGGCATTGGTCGTTTATAGTTTGATTTTAAAGAAGAAAATGCCTTCTATTACCGAGATAGGGGTTCCTGTCCCAGCATATCTTCAAGGGCTTGGTGACGTCGTGGGAGAGCTGAGGAGACATGTTGTAGACTTGTTGGACGAAGCAAAGGTGGAGGAGGCCTCTAATTTTCTGAAGGTGATGGAGCTGATATATGAGAATCTAAAACGCCTCGACTATCCCGATGCAATAACACCTGGTTTGAGACACAAGGTCGATGTTGCGGCGAGGCTTATTGAGGATACAAGAGTATTGATACTTTCGACGAAGAACTCGCTCCGATGTCAGAAAGATTAG
- a CDS encoding glycosyltransferase family 4 protein, which produces MSRTIVVKHHMINTMIMGPGGSEYVTLETAIAFAKKGFQVYIDSWTLRNPHDLLNISKFFGIEPDELENYDIGLGEPSEKPVLTINTSGDALSGVGDIIYFHYPSLLPHDTYYPGLKGIGRLIGKTYSLLNAVAFPYVFRRAKGHIANSTFTAEFLKKYYGISPIIIHPPANLKQLLLAKPIGFNERKPQVITVSRISPEKMPERAIKLATLLKNSGVNFKVILAGSLSKHNDDLYKDLERSIETGGLEDHIEIIPNISRQDLLRLYRESFAYVHLTPKEHFGISIVEAMAAATPVIAPSDSGGWTDIGEYNSNIVKPYDTLKEVVQILISLSRDQREWEKLSANARTRAFFFDRESFHFKVYQALRRYVLKE; this is translated from the coding sequence ATGAGTCGTACAATAGTTGTGAAACACCACATGATCAACACGATGATCATGGGACCTGGGGGAAGCGAGTACGTTACTCTTGAAACCGCAATTGCTTTCGCTAAGAAGGGTTTTCAAGTTTACATTGATTCGTGGACTCTTCGAAACCCCCACGACTTGCTGAATATTTCAAAATTTTTTGGAATAGAGCCCGATGAGCTGGAAAACTATGATATAGGTCTTGGAGAACCGAGCGAAAAACCAGTATTAACGATCAACACTAGCGGAGATGCTTTGTCCGGTGTGGGAGATATAATATATTTCCATTACCCGAGCCTACTACCCCACGACACGTATTATCCGGGACTCAAAGGGATCGGCCGCTTGATAGGTAAAACATACTCGTTGCTTAACGCTGTAGCCTTCCCATACGTTTTTAGAAGAGCTAAAGGTCATATTGCGAATTCAACGTTCACAGCTGAATTTTTGAAGAAGTACTATGGGATCAGCCCCATCATAATTCACCCGCCGGCGAATCTAAAGCAACTACTCTTAGCGAAACCCATAGGGTTTAACGAGAGAAAACCTCAAGTTATAACAGTATCGAGGATCAGCCCCGAGAAAATGCCTGAGAGAGCCATTAAGTTGGCCACTCTGCTTAAAAACAGTGGAGTCAATTTCAAAGTAATCCTAGCTGGTTCATTATCAAAACACAACGATGACTTGTACAAGGATCTGGAGAGATCCATAGAAACCGGCGGGCTTGAGGATCATATCGAGATTATACCGAATATTTCTAGACAAGACCTCCTTAGGCTTTATCGAGAGTCCTTCGCATACGTACATCTAACACCTAAGGAGCACTTCGGTATATCGATTGTTGAAGCAATGGCCGCCGCAACCCCCGTTATCGCTCCCTCAGACAGTGGTGGTTGGACTGATATTGGAGAGTATAATAGCAATATAGTGAAACCCTATGATACTCTCAAAGAGGTCGTCCAGATACTAATCAGCTTGAGTAGAGATCAAAGGGAATGGGAGAAATTAAGCGCTAATGCTAGAACTAGGGCTTTCTTCTTCGACAGGGAATCCTTCCATTTCAAAGTATATCAGGCCCTGCGGAGATACGTTTTGAAGGAATGA